The Micromonospora sp. NBC_00421 DNA window TGGTCACCCGGATGGTGTGCGCTGTCGACGCCGCGCGCATGCAGTGCGAGGCGGCGACCCGGGCGCGGGGCTCGGGCGACCGGGACGCCGTACGCCGGACGCTTATCGCCAAGTACGTCGCGTCGGAGAACGCCTTCGCGGTGGCCTCCGACGCGGTGCAGGTGCACGGTGCCTACGGGTGCTCGGCGCAGAGCAGCGTCGAGCGGCACCTCCGGGACGCCAAGATCCAGTGCGTCATCGAGGGCACCTCGCAGATTCAGGAGACACAGATCAGCCAGCTGACACTGACGTCCTGGCGGGCCGCCCAGCGCCGATCGGAAGCCCTGGGGCCCTCGGACAACGGAAGGTGACAGTCATGACCGCAGCAGTTCCCTCGCTGGTGAACGCCTGGAACGAGTGGGATCCGCTGGAGGAGATCATCGTCGGTCGCGCCGACGGGGCCGCCTTCGAGCCCGTGGAGCCCGGTTCCCGCCCCCAGCTGCGCGACGGTTCGGGTGGTCCCTTCCCCACCGGGCCGAAGCCCGACGGCATGGTCGAGGGCGCGAACGAGGAGCTCGACAACCTGGCCCAGGTGCTCAAGGGGTACGGCGTGACGGTCCGCCGCCCCGAGGCGTACGACTACACGACCTCGGTGAAGGCACCGACCTTCGAGGTGTCCAACCAGTACTGCGGGGTCTGCCCCCGGGACGTGCTGATCACCATCGGCAACGAGATCATCGAGGCCACCATGTCCCGCCGGGCGCGGTTCTTCGAGTACCTGCCGTACCGGCCGCTGATCTACCACTACTGGAACAACGACCCGAACATGGTGTGGACGGCGGCGCCGAAGCCGTCGATGGCCGACGACATGTACCGGCAGGAGTTCTGGGACTGGCCGCTGGAGAAGCGGCACGCCGAGATGCACAACTTCGAGTTCTGCGTGACCCAGG harbors:
- a CDS encoding arginine deiminase family protein, which produces MTAAVPSLVNAWNEWDPLEEIIVGRADGAAFEPVEPGSRPQLRDGSGGPFPTGPKPDGMVEGANEELDNLAQVLKGYGVTVRRPEAYDYTTSVKAPTFEVSNQYCGVCPRDVLITIGNEIIEATMSRRARFFEYLPYRPLIYHYWNNDPNMVWTAAPKPSMADDMYRQEFWDWPLEKRHAEMHNFEFCVTQDEVIFDAADMSRFGRDVVVQESMTTNRQGINWLRRHLEPKGLRVHTVHFPLDFFPSHIDCTFVPLRPGLILTNPDRPLRDGEERLFLDNGWELLDAPTPSTDNHEMPLYCQSSKWLSMNVLSIAPDVVVCEEQEKPMHDLLEERGFEVVKVPFRKVYEYGGSLHCATWDVRRSGAAEDYFPNLKG